TTTGCCGACCACGTTGGTTACGGTCCGCGCTGAAAACATTTCCGCCGAAAAATTGCGGCAGCGGCTTCTGGCGGTGGAAATTCCCGTCGTGGGCCGGGTGGAGGATGACTGTTTCTGTCTTGATCCGCGTACTCTGGCCGTGGAGGAATTCCCCCTGGCGGCGGAAAACCTGCATGCGGCGCTGAGTTGCCAAATCGTAAACACAAACGGAGGGCCTGCATGACCGATATTCCGGTGCGGCCGGAAATGGCCGGGTTCAAGGCCTATGTTCCGGGCCTGTCCATCGATGAAATAAAAGACCGCTACGGTCTTACGAAAGTCATCAAGATGGCCAGCAATGAAAATCCGCTGGGTGTGTCGCCTCTGGTTCAGGAACGCCTCAGGCGCGACGCGGCCCTGGCCTTCCGCTACGCCCAGGCCGGAACGCCGGTGTTGCGTGCGGCCCTGGCCGGACATCTCGGCGTGCCGTCTTCCTCTCTGGTGGCCGGAAACGGTTCAGATGAGATCATCGACCTTCTGCTGCGCGTGGTAGCCCGGCCGGGCGTGGACAATGTGCTGGCCTTCGATCCGTGCTTCAGCATCTACGATGTACAGGCCCGGCTGTGCGGCGTGGAATTCCGGCAGGTCCCGCTGAACGGCGATTTTTCCTTTCCTCTGGAGCGGCTTGCGGACATGGCCGACGAAAACACGGCCCTGGTTTTCGTGACCAACCCGGACAATCCTTCCGGACACGCCTGCCCGGCCGCCGCCCTGGCCGATCTGGCCCGCAGGCTGCCCCGGCGCACGCTGCTGGTGGTGGACGAGGCGTACATCGAATTCGCCCTGCCCCGGGACGAATACTCTGTGCTGCCGTATTTCAGCTCCATCCCCAATCTGGTCATCCTGCGCACTTTCTCCAAGATGTACGGGCTGGCCGGGCTGCGCCTGGGCTACGGCATCATGCCCGAATGGCTGGCGGATATGCTCTTGCGGGTGAAGCTGCCTTTCAGCGTGAACATTCTGGCCGAACGGGCCGGGCTGGCCGTACTGGAGGATGAAGCCTTCGTGGCCGAAACCCTGCATGTGGTGCACGCGGGCCGGACGGAGCTCGCCGAAGGATTGTCGGCGCTGGGCTGTGAAGTATATCCCTCCCAGGCCAATTTTCTGATGTTCGCCCCGCCCATGGACGCCCGCACCCTGTTCGAGGAACTTCTGCGCCGCGGCGTCATCATCCGCCCCCTGGACAGTTACGGCCTGCCCGGAATGCTTCGGGTGAGTGTAGGCAATACGGAAGAAAACCGGGAATTTCTGGAAAAAACAGCGGAGGTACTGCGTGGACATCACCATCGTCACTCTTGATGGCCCGGCCGGGGTGGGCAAGACCACGCTGGCCCGGCGTCTGGCCGACAAGCTGGGCATCGCCTATCTGGATACCGGAGCCATGTTCCGTTCCGTAGCCCTGGTCTTCGGAGAAGGAGCCTGGGAAAAACCCGTGGACCAGCTGGTCCCGGAGCTGAACCGCCTGGATTTCGATCTGGAAGGCGTGGGCGGGCATTCGGAGCTTCTGCTGAACGGACATCCCCTTTCCCCGGAAATCCGCTCCGAACAGGTCGGACTTTGGGCCTCGCATCTGGGCCGCATCCCCGTGGTGCGGGACTTTCTGCGGCGCAACCAGCAGGCCATCGGCCGGATCACATCGCTGGTGGCCGAGGGCCGGGACATGGGCAGCGTGGTTTTTCCCGAGGCCCGGTTCAAGTTTTTTCTGGACGCGTCCATCGACATCCGCGTGCAGAGGCGCTTCGAGCAGTTGAAGGCTCTGGGTATGGAAGAGGACATGGAACGCATCCGGGCACAGATCCGCATCCGCGACGATCAGGACCGGAACCGCTCCGTAGCGCCGCTGCGCCCGGCCAAAGATGCGGTGCTCATCGACACGGGCAAGGCCGATGTGGAAGGCGTACTGCGGGAGATTTTCGCGGTCATCGAGCGGAAGACGGCCTGAATGCGCCTTCGCGGGATATCCGAGCTCAGCCCATGTGGCAGTGACGGCCGCCAGGTTCTGCGTAAAACAGCCTGATTGGCGCGGCCAGTTCTTACAGACAGAAGTTACTTGGCAAAAAAGCACGGCAGCCATTACGGTCCGTGCTTTTTTAAGAGGCTTTCCGCCTGGGCATCACTCAAAGGATAGAACAAGGCGTTTACCAAGAACCGTGGCCGCACGGTCAAGCTGCTTCAAACTGGGCCAATGGGAAGGGCTCTCCAGTCGTTGAGCGGCTGCCCATGAAGTTTCCAGGGCGCGCGCCAAGTCGGACAATTGTCTTTCCCCACGAGCTTCGCGCAGAAGGATCGCGGACTGAACCGAAGCACGCGGCGCAGCCACAGGCAAACCATCGGCTGGAGAAGGAGAAGGAATCACATCATTTTTCTCCAAGCGGAATGAAAGCACCCCCGTCAGCACTTCCGAAGCATTGAAGGCCGCCTCCTCCAGCGTCGCGCCGTCCGTGAAAGCTTCCTCCAAATCAACAAACTGAACAAAATATCCGCCATTCTCCTGGGCTTCCACAGTATACGGATAAAGAAATCTCATTTGAGTTTCACCCCGCTTTGCCTTTGAATCGCCGAAAGAATTCCTGCACCGAGGTCTTTATTGCCATGCACCGGAACGGGAACGCATCGAGGTAATCCCTCTTTCTCCATGATGTAATGGCTCCCTTCGATGCGGGAAACTTTCCAACCCGCTTCTTTCAGTTTGGCAACGACCTCTTTTCCGTTCACAAGACAAAAATATATCTTTTTTGGTATACGTCAACCATGCAATACAGATCAGAGCATCACCAAGGCTCACAAGAAAGCCACAAAAGGATCAGCCTTCCGAAGCCTTGATCTCATCCCAGAGGGCGTCCATTTCGGCCAGGGACAACCTGTCCAGTTCCAGCCCGCGCACGGCGGCCAGTTTTTCCATGGCCGCGAACCGGCCCAGAAATTTGGCGTTGGCCAGCGCCAGAGCGGCATTGGCCTTGATGCCCCGACGGCGGCCGTACTCCACCAGCGAAAAAAGATAATCCCCGAACTCTTCTTCCTGGGCCGCCGCGTCCCCTCCGGCCAGAGCGGTCTGCCATTCCTCCCATTCCTCGGCCAGCTTGCGTTCCTGATCGGCGTCCGTGGCCCAAGTGAACCCGGCGCGGGCGGCCTTGGAGTGGATGCGGTAGGCCCGCAAAAGCGGCGGCAAGCTGCCCGGCAGGGAGGCGAACACTCCCGTATCCCGGTTTTTCTCCCGCTTTTCCTCTTTCTTGATGCGCTCCCAGTTGGCGACAACCTCGGGCACGGTGGCGGCCTTTTCGCCGTACACATGGGGATGGCGGCGGATCATCTTGGCCACATTCCCGGCCATGGCCGCGTCCAGAAACCCCGGCTGCTCCCGATCCATGAGCCGGCCGATGAAGAGCAGCAGAAAAAGCACGTCACCCAGCTCTTCGGCGGTTTCCTCCGGATTGTCCCGGCGGACGGCGTCCACCAGTTCAAAACATTCCTCCACCAGATAGTCGCACAGGGATTTGGGCGTCTGCTCCTTGTCCCAGGGGCAGCCTTCCGGCCCGGTCAGGGTTTCGATGACTTCGACAATCCGCTCGAAATTACTCTTTTCCATCACTTCGTCTTTCCTTGAGCTGTTCCATGACCCTGCGCTCCCATTCCTTTTGCAGTTCGCGGCTGCGGACCACGAAACGGTCGCGCATTTCCTGAGGCAGGGTCTCGGAGAGAAGCCCACCAAACTCGTTCACATAGGGCAGCAGGCGGGAATTGGCCAGAAGCTCGGCCTTGGGCGGCAGAAAGGCGGTCAGGGCCATGACTGTCACGCAGCACAGCAGCGCACCCTTGAAAAGGCCCAAAGCCCCGCCGCCGATGATGTCCAGCCAGCCCAGCATGATCATCCGCAGAAGTTTGCGGATAAGAGCGGCAATGAGCGAAACGGCGGCCATGGTGCCCAGAAAGATGCCCAGATAAGCGGCGAGACTGGCCAGTCCCGCGCGGCCGAACAGAAATTCCAGGTGGGGAGCCAGTTGTCCGTAGTAGGAGTTTGCCAGAAAAAAACCCAGAACCAGCCCGAAAACAGAAGCCGCTTCCTTGACCAGCCCGCGGAAAATGCCGCGTATGCCCAGAAAGCAGAGTATGATGGAGAAGATGATGTCCAGAATGTTCATGCGCGTGTCCTTGGAGGAATATATCTGAAAGACTTTCTAAGCTGATTTTTCTGAAAAAAAAGTGGTCCCTTGACAGAAGTCACGAGGTAGGCAGCATCGCCAAGGCCTTTCCATGATTATCGCCACCACCATAGATTGCAATTCAAACGCTCCGTTATGTGTCCAGCTCCTATCTAGACTGAGTTACAAACCGTTCGGGCATCTTGTCCCACTATAAAGGCGTGTCTCAATAACCTTGCAATGCTATATAACCGGTATACTGTATTATCAGAAGAAATCCTTCAGGTTTGTTCTCCAGCAAGTTCAAGCAATTTTTGGCGGAAATAAGCAAAACTTGGGGATGCATTGTTTGTGACATCCATGTGCGGAGTGATCTTTTCAGCCCACTGTGATTTCTCTGCACCGACAGCTTGCCAGCCTTTTACAGAAAGTGCGGATGAGCCACCTTTATAGACTGCATTTGCCAAACATTCCCAAGTGCCGCAAATGGAATCATTTTTGTATGCGTTCAAAACAGCATCTTTTGCTTTTGGGTAGGCAGATTTGATTGCTGGGATGTCGCCAAGAAACCAAGCCTCGCCCTCTTCAATGGCAATGCAAAACCGGGTTTCCGGCTGAGGGTTGCAGGCGTTCAGGATATTGAAAAGCTCTTGGCGGAACGCTTTGAGGCATTTGTCATCAAGGTCGCAGACAAAGATGACAGCCGCCGGGTAATCGGCTGGATATTTGGCGAAAGTCTTACCGTATCCACGGAGAAGCTCGGGGAGCAGGGCAAGCAAGATGCCTTTTCTTGCATCTGCCTTGTTGCCGAGGTTCTTCGGAATGCGGCCTATGCCTTTATAAGGATGAACAATGAACGTATGGTCATCACCGATGATTTTCGGAACAAGTATATCGAGCGCTTTCTTGCCGGACTGGTCTTCAACGAGGATCTCAAAATGCATCCGATCACCTCGCGTCCAGATAATCGCTGTACCAAAGGCCACCCAGCGGCAAACCTTCGGCCACCATGTTTTTGACGATGGCATCATCGCTCGCTCTGCGAATTACCGAACAGCCATCTGGTCCTTTCTCGAGGATCCAGACCTCGGCAGGTTCCAAGGCATCGACCAGGTAGGGCTGGTGAGTCGTGATGAAAACCTGAGAGCCTCCTTTACGGCCTGTTGCATGATCACGGAATTCTTTTGCCAAGGATTCGAGAAGTTTGTGGTATAAGCCATTTTCCGGCTCTTCAATACATAAAAATGGTGGCGGTGTCGGGTCTTCGAGCAACAGGAGGTACGCGAATACCTTCAAGGTGCCATCCGACATTTGCTGCGAATAAAACGGGTCTTGAAAACCTCTGTCATTGAACCGCAGCAGCAAGCGGCCATCGTTTGTCTTTTCCGTATCGATCTTGTCGATGCCGGGAATTTTTTCTGCAATCCGGTTCAGAATCGCCAGGAAACGCTTGGGATGTTCCCGCTCCATGAATTGCACAACGTTTCCAAGATTGTCTCCATGTATATTGAGATGCTTCTGAGGCCCGGCGAGGGGTAGGCTCCTGGCCGCGTCTGGAGTGAAATAGCTGAGGTACCACCCTTCGATAAATTTGCGGAACGCGGAGATTCTCGGATGCTGTTTCAATGAACCCAGCGTGGCAATCCCGAGTTTGCGCATGTCCTCAAGCTCGACAACCTCGGTGTCTCTGGATTCTTCTTGGGTCTCCCCCGATTTGATGGACTCCATCAATCCCAACAAATCAGAGTCCCCCTGTTCTTCGTCAATCTGACGGGCCACCTGATAGCCTCTCCAAACAACTCCTTTTCCACTGCCCAACAAAAGAAACGAAAAAGGGCGACCGTGCTTCTGGCCTTTTCGTCTCTGTCTGAGTCGCTCTCTCAAAACATAAGGCCGGTCTGACTTATCAACATCAATGGCAATTTCATAGGTGATGGGCCGGGCATTCCCATCTTCTCTGTAATAGACCTCGAATTCGATAGGTCCTTTTTGACCTTGCGTGCGAATACGCTCAAAACCTCCCCTGCCGCGAGAGTCGCACGCCTCTTCTACACCTGACTTCAAAGCATCCGCAAGGAACCCGAAGGCGTCAAACAGCGTACTTTTACCAACCCCATTTTTTCCAATGACGGCTGTCATCGGGGTGAGTGGCTCTTCCTTCTGCTGATCCCAGAGGCGACCAAGTGTAACATCTTTTAACGCCCTGAAATTTTT
Above is a window of Desulfomicrobium orale DSM 12838 DNA encoding:
- a CDS encoding type II toxin-antitoxin system HicB family antitoxin produces the protein MRFLYPYTVEAQENGGYFVQFVDLEEAFTDGATLEEAAFNASEVLTGVLSFRLEKNDVIPSPSPADGLPVAAPRASVQSAILLREARGERQLSDLARALETSWAAAQRLESPSHWPSLKQLDRAATVLGKRLVLSFE
- a CDS encoding AAA family ATPase, with amino-acid sequence MAKIKGFRVKNFRALKDVTLGRLWDQQKEEPLTPMTAVIGKNGVGKSTLFDAFGFLADALKSGVEEACDSRGRGGFERIRTQGQKGPIEFEVYYREDGNARPITYEIAIDVDKSDRPYVLRERLRQRRKGQKHGRPFSFLLLGSGKGVVWRGYQVARQIDEEQGDSDLLGLMESIKSGETQEESRDTEVVELEDMRKLGIATLGSLKQHPRISAFRKFIEGWYLSYFTPDAARSLPLAGPQKHLNIHGDNLGNVVQFMEREHPKRFLAILNRIAEKIPGIDKIDTEKTNDGRLLLRFNDRGFQDPFYSQQMSDGTLKVFAYLLLLEDPTPPPFLCIEEPENGLYHKLLESLAKEFRDHATGRKGGSQVFITTHQPYLVDALEPAEVWILEKGPDGCSVIRRASDDAIVKNMVAEGLPLGGLWYSDYLDAR
- a CDS encoding type II toxin-antitoxin system HicA family toxin, translating into MNGKEVVAKLKEAGWKVSRIEGSHYIMEKEGLPRCVPVPVHGNKDLGAGILSAIQRQSGVKLK
- the cmk gene encoding (d)CMP kinase, with amino-acid sequence MDITIVTLDGPAGVGKTTLARRLADKLGIAYLDTGAMFRSVALVFGEGAWEKPVDQLVPELNRLDFDLEGVGGHSELLLNGHPLSPEIRSEQVGLWASHLGRIPVVRDFLRRNQQAIGRITSLVAEGRDMGSVVFPEARFKFFLDASIDIRVQRRFEQLKALGMEEDMERIRAQIRIRDDQDRNRSVAPLRPAKDAVLIDTGKADVEGVLREIFAVIERKTA
- a CDS encoding CvpA family protein, whose amino-acid sequence is MNILDIIFSIILCFLGIRGIFRGLVKEAASVFGLVLGFFLANSYYGQLAPHLEFLFGRAGLASLAAYLGIFLGTMAAVSLIAALIRKLLRMIMLGWLDIIGGGALGLFKGALLCCVTVMALTAFLPPKAELLANSRLLPYVNEFGGLLSETLPQEMRDRFVVRSRELQKEWERRVMEQLKERRSDGKE
- a CDS encoding DUF4276 family protein; translation: MHFEILVEDQSGKKALDILVPKIIGDDHTFIVHPYKGIGRIPKNLGNKADARKGILLALLPELLRGYGKTFAKYPADYPAAVIFVCDLDDKCLKAFRQELFNILNACNPQPETRFCIAIEEGEAWFLGDIPAIKSAYPKAKDAVLNAYKNDSICGTWECLANAVYKGGSSALSVKGWQAVGAEKSQWAEKITPHMDVTNNASPSFAYFRQKLLELAGEQT
- the mazG gene encoding nucleoside triphosphate pyrophosphohydrolase; the encoded protein is MEKSNFERIVEVIETLTGPEGCPWDKEQTPKSLCDYLVEECFELVDAVRRDNPEETAEELGDVLFLLLFIGRLMDREQPGFLDAAMAGNVAKMIRRHPHVYGEKAATVPEVVANWERIKKEEKREKNRDTGVFASLPGSLPPLLRAYRIHSKAARAGFTWATDADQERKLAEEWEEWQTALAGGDAAAQEEEFGDYLFSLVEYGRRRGIKANAALALANAKFLGRFAAMEKLAAVRGLELDRLSLAEMDALWDEIKASEG
- the hisC gene encoding histidinol-phosphate transaminase produces the protein MTDIPVRPEMAGFKAYVPGLSIDEIKDRYGLTKVIKMASNENPLGVSPLVQERLRRDAALAFRYAQAGTPVLRAALAGHLGVPSSSLVAGNGSDEIIDLLLRVVARPGVDNVLAFDPCFSIYDVQARLCGVEFRQVPLNGDFSFPLERLADMADENTALVFVTNPDNPSGHACPAAALADLARRLPRRTLLVVDEAYIEFALPRDEYSVLPYFSSIPNLVILRTFSKMYGLAGLRLGYGIMPEWLADMLLRVKLPFSVNILAERAGLAVLEDEAFVAETLHVVHAGRTELAEGLSALGCEVYPSQANFLMFAPPMDARTLFEELLRRGVIIRPLDSYGLPGMLRVSVGNTEENREFLEKTAEVLRGHHHRHS